A region from the Desulfitobacterium dehalogenans ATCC 51507 genome encodes:
- the dnaK gene encoding molecular chaperone DnaK — protein MGKVIGIDLGTTNSCVAVMEGGEAVVITNAEGNRTTPSVVGFSKTGERLAGQVAKRQAVSNPDKTVLSIKRHMGTDYKVKIDDKNYSPQEISAMILQKLKADAEAYLGQTVTEAVITVPAYFTDAQRQATKDAGTIAGLEVKRIINEPTAAALAYGLDKQEDQTVLVFDLGGGTFDVSLLELSQGMVEVKATSGNNKLGGDDFDQRLIDYMAAEFKKDQGVDLTKDRVALQRLKEAAEKAKVELSGVSTTNVNLPFITMTAEGPAHLDMNVSRAKFEELTADLVEATLGPTRQALADAKLSWSDVNQVILVGGSTRIPAVQEAIKKLSGKDPHKGVNPDEVVSLGAAIQGGVLAGEVKDIILVDVTPLSLGIETLGGVFTRIIDRNTTVPTTKSQVFSTAADSQTSVDIHVLQGEREMAAYNKTLGRFQLSGIPPAPRGIPQIEVKFDIDANGIVHVSARDMATGNEQKVTITASTGLSQEEIEKMKKDAEAHADEDKKRKELIDAKNQADSMVYQTEKTLKDFEGKIPENEVEPIKKALEELKTAAAGENVELIKEKTEGVTKVLYPIIEKMYQQTGGTAPGPDMGADPGMGSAKADDNVVDAEYTEVDKDQK, from the coding sequence ATGGGTAAAGTGATTGGAATTGACTTAGGAACCACCAACTCTTGTGTAGCAGTTATGGAAGGCGGCGAAGCCGTCGTTATTACCAACGCGGAAGGGAATCGGACCACTCCATCTGTGGTTGGATTTTCCAAGACAGGAGAACGTTTAGCAGGTCAAGTGGCTAAGCGTCAAGCTGTTTCTAATCCGGATAAAACTGTGCTCTCTATTAAGAGACATATGGGAACGGATTACAAAGTGAAAATTGATGATAAAAACTACTCTCCCCAAGAGATTTCTGCAATGATTCTACAAAAATTGAAAGCAGATGCTGAAGCTTATCTGGGACAGACGGTCACCGAGGCCGTTATTACCGTCCCCGCTTATTTCACCGACGCCCAACGGCAAGCTACCAAAGATGCCGGAACCATCGCCGGCCTGGAGGTTAAGCGGATTATCAACGAGCCTACGGCTGCAGCTTTAGCCTATGGTTTAGACAAGCAAGAGGATCAGACCGTTCTGGTCTTTGACTTAGGGGGGGGAACCTTCGACGTGTCCCTTCTTGAGCTTTCTCAGGGAATGGTTGAGGTTAAAGCCACCAGCGGGAACAACAAGCTCGGTGGGGACGATTTTGACCAACGTCTGATTGACTATATGGCAGCTGAATTTAAAAAAGATCAAGGTGTGGATCTGACTAAAGACCGTGTTGCCCTCCAACGCTTAAAAGAAGCTGCAGAGAAAGCCAAAGTGGAGCTTTCCGGAGTGAGCACCACCAATGTGAATCTGCCCTTTATCACCATGACGGCCGAAGGACCCGCCCACTTAGATATGAATGTTTCACGGGCTAAGTTCGAGGAATTGACTGCGGATTTGGTAGAAGCGACCCTTGGACCTACTCGTCAAGCTTTAGCCGATGCTAAGCTGTCCTGGAGTGATGTGAATCAAGTCATTCTCGTAGGCGGATCCACCCGGATTCCCGCTGTACAGGAAGCCATTAAAAAGCTAAGCGGCAAGGATCCCCATAAGGGTGTTAACCCGGATGAAGTGGTATCCTTAGGTGCGGCGATTCAAGGTGGAGTTCTGGCCGGTGAAGTGAAGGATATTATTCTCGTGGACGTCACTCCATTGTCCCTGGGAATTGAAACCTTGGGCGGAGTATTTACCCGGATTATTGATCGCAACACCACAGTTCCGACCACAAAGAGCCAAGTCTTCTCTACTGCGGCAGATAGCCAGACCTCTGTGGATATCCACGTCCTCCAAGGAGAGCGTGAAATGGCGGCATATAATAAAACCTTAGGCCGGTTCCAACTTTCCGGAATCCCGCCTGCTCCCCGCGGCATCCCTCAAATCGAAGTAAAATTTGATATTGATGCCAATGGTATCGTCCATGTTTCTGCTAGAGATATGGCTACAGGTAATGAACAAAAGGTTACCATTACCGCTTCTACAGGTTTAAGTCAAGAAGAAATCGAGAAAATGAAAAAAGACGCTGAAGCCCATGCCGACGAAGATAAGAAACGCAAAGAATTGATTGATGCCAAGAACCAAGCAGACTCTATGGTTTACCAAACCGAAAAGACCCTGAAGGACTTTGAAGGTAAGATTCCTGAAAATGAAGTAGAGCCGATCAAGAAAGCTCTTGAAGAATTAAAGACCGCTGCTGCCGGAGAGAACGTGGAGCTGATCAAAGAAAAGACCGAAGGAGTAACCAAGGTGCTTTATCCCATCATTGAAAAAATGTATCAACAAACCGGTGGGACAGCACCGGGACCGGATATGGGAGCAGACCCCGGAATGGGTAGTGCAAAAGCAGATGACAACGTAGTCGATGCCGAATATACTGAAGTAGATAAGGATCAGAAATAA
- the grpE gene encoding nucleotide exchange factor GrpE — protein sequence MMNWGGKTPPSGHTEWENKNAQESKENLTDTVEEILEEVAQEDEMSNESSREQDVSLEEKVLTLQAELDQTKNQADEYYAHLQRLQAEFDNYRKRTQKEKEDFAKYASERVMEGLLPVLDNFERAIEASKTTQDIKSFSQGVEMIFKQMQSILAKEGLAAIEAVGQPFDPNIHEAVLQVDSEEHPENTVVEELQKGYYLKEKVIRPSMVKVSR from the coding sequence ATGATGAATTGGGGCGGGAAAACCCCTCCATCGGGTCATACCGAATGGGAAAATAAGAATGCTCAAGAGTCTAAGGAAAATTTAACGGATACCGTTGAAGAAATCCTAGAAGAAGTTGCCCAGGAGGACGAAATGAGTAATGAATCTTCCCGGGAGCAGGATGTTTCTTTAGAAGAAAAAGTGCTCACCCTTCAGGCGGAGCTTGACCAGACCAAGAACCAAGCGGATGAATACTATGCTCATCTTCAGCGGTTACAAGCCGAGTTCGACAACTATCGCAAGCGGACACAAAAAGAGAAAGAGGATTTTGCCAAATATGCATCGGAACGTGTCATGGAAGGGCTGCTGCCTGTATTGGACAACTTTGAACGAGCGATAGAGGCATCTAAGACCACTCAAGATATAAAGTCCTTTTCCCAAGGAGTGGAGATGATTTTCAAGCAGATGCAAAGCATTCTCGCCAAAGAAGGACTGGCGGCTATTGAGGCGGTGGGGCAGCCCTTTGACCCTAATATACACGAGGCAGTACTCCAAGTGGATTCAGAGGAACACCCGGAGAACACCGTTGTAGAGGAACTCCAAAAAGGTTATTATCTTAAAGAAAAAGTAATACGTCCTAGTATGGTTAAAGTGTCCCGCTAG
- the hrcA gene encoding heat-inducible transcriptional repressor HrcA: MQMDERKKKILRAIVQDYVNTAEPVGSRTIARKFDLGISPATIRNEMSDMEELGLIEQPHTSAGRIPSDAGYRYYVDCLMEKSNVTDDVKDVIEKETTKRIAEIQTVIAHSSKLLSELTHLTSIVIGPDKGKSAFNQIHFLPYEPSKAIMVVVKENGVVENQIVDIGENVTAEELQRIANVFNHKMRGHSMEEVKRDMLHEIYSELTRQRFLIDNALELLSAILSNGPEESNKVYLGGTLNMLNQPEFRDVEKIKNLFQIFEEGDQIIKVLHPQKEGLAVTIGGENKLKELRDCSIITGTYWIDGEPLGTIGLIGPTRMDYGKAIAMVDYMTRTLTELLTIRRRN, from the coding sequence ATGCAGATGGACGAGCGAAAAAAGAAGATCCTGCGGGCTATCGTTCAGGATTATGTAAATACTGCTGAGCCGGTTGGTTCAAGGACCATCGCTCGGAAATTTGATTTAGGCATCTCGCCGGCCACCATTCGTAACGAAATGTCCGATATGGAAGAGCTGGGTCTTATCGAACAGCCTCATACTTCAGCAGGCCGCATTCCTTCGGATGCGGGTTATCGGTATTATGTGGATTGCCTCATGGAGAAATCCAATGTTACTGATGATGTAAAGGATGTTATCGAAAAGGAGACCACGAAGAGGATTGCGGAGATTCAGACTGTCATTGCTCATTCCAGCAAACTGCTTTCCGAGCTCACTCACTTGACCAGTATCGTGATAGGGCCGGACAAGGGGAAGAGTGCTTTTAATCAGATACACTTCCTTCCTTATGAACCCAGCAAAGCCATCATGGTAGTGGTCAAGGAAAATGGTGTGGTGGAGAATCAAATTGTAGATATTGGAGAAAATGTAACGGCCGAGGAACTTCAGAGAATTGCCAACGTATTTAACCATAAGATGCGTGGGCATTCTATGGAAGAAGTGAAAAGGGATATGCTTCACGAGATATATAGCGAACTGACTCGTCAACGCTTCCTGATCGACAATGCTTTGGAGCTTCTTTCCGCTATTCTGAGCAATGGCCCTGAAGAATCCAATAAGGTCTATCTGGGTGGAACTCTGAACATGTTGAACCAACCTGAATTCCGGGATGTGGAAAAGATCAAAAACCTTTTCCAGATTTTTGAAGAGGGAGATCAGATCATAAAAGTGCTCCATCCCCAGAAAGAGGGTCTGGCAGTTACCATTGGTGGAGAAAATAAACTAAAGGAACTTCGGGACTGTAGTATTATTACAGGGACCTATTGGATTGACGGAGAGCCTTTGGGTACCATCGGTTTGATTGGACCTACCCGTATGGATTATGGGAAGGCTATAGCCATGGTGGATTATATGACAAGAACGCTCACTGAGCTTCTTACTATACGACGAAGGAACTAG
- a CDS encoding cell wall-binding repeat-containing protein: protein MKFRRNDLKSRFKFLITWLLTACLLVYSPFGAVSVAAESDGVIMNDILDDNNSLEEPFFQIQSTTPSGITVTTPSAINYIEGISDRVIVTDLLPGDIVKVYDQATGGDILGQGTVASGETSVTIEIPQLGKGKGTVYVSVTSSGIESDRVEVDYVSEPIPWQIYGHTGNWGEDVKLPRTPFKKDNASPPAYPKDENGVSDDSPLGLYYNQHIIIKGSGTRVTFYGYATNAYKDFVLLPSVSTSKKTITFDMDLSKVNYHSMEGAGILLNSKIEAGKLYGYAILFTGAVKSDDSEDISKRKIRLFQINGVDINSFYNKTGTSGGELTSFSEIKEIVGAAVTPASGDQHSLELEITSDNVKLTDQVEGQPSVVLEQTLNQVNNAGNGFGFIASHIGHQCHMLSYFTITDVSISDADKTPYTWPLLDLTAKLSSEDPYGSVELNYTAPENAEVVILQYSTDSNFPEESTASMPLDPESAQTTVNGLKDNTKYYFRLLIGGGGNGGISNTADATTQENPNTAPTATSVSITGKLEVGQTLTGNYTYSDANGDLEEKGKGGTTFKWYRGQNQDGTGKVPIDGATSQTYTLGIEDQGQYIFFEVTPVAQTGVLKGSPVVSQGQGPVQLPSSMNLDGIVTDQKTDEKIAEATVILKDLSGNEIDRTKTDKDGKYSFNKVKLGKYKIVVENPQYSTKTTDIDVMPNSSNGTVRVDASGNLTLTKDVELVDFIITLVADPSSIVGDGKQTTTLHALITDKDNNPIPGIKVDFSALDGNSAIGSFPGGSEATTDHEGKCSVVYKSANLSGIESKTVIVRAEVDDDIKNLHAASEIIVTFEPSSIQGIVMDNATGKPVAGAIVEVAEDFDGDGIVDFYAKMITGSDGKYKIAVPKGNMPYNVNIAKPVIVDGVPLGEVTFTHTCIVGEITGAAKESFDSSKTITGVALMKAPDGSAHRLSGNSYEIELVDSNQNPVSLPPGSSALTSEGIFKADNLPPGTYTINLKHNVGGTGQKLTIGKAVATVTADGEIVISTILIDPYGTVTDRDTGLPISGVTMELYWADTKLNKDNGRTPGTLVALPADPAATNNNANPQPTSSTGYYAWMVIPDGDYYIIAKKSGYYTYDSRRDKRQETIGDSWIKDGIIHVGTDIVLYDLQMESRDRDRDDGGGGGSAPIGPVTPPITPPAENTSNLVNPQNPALVVPADRLTKKEILIAAINQYNEREKANAQKENRTPRLISVGHLNESAYAISSSNSSIADFDTNGLLNISGKGLFVIRISEKGTKNVYEYQMVASQGLQRLAGANRVDTALAIARGSYYGKVKSVVVARSDEFPDALTGSVLAYKKEAPVLLVGHSETDCQKLIEYLKGYLEPQGTVYILGGTRAVSQYVEDSVKDNGFSNIIRLGGADRYGTAARISEHLDVTQGRPVVIASGQSFPDSLSVSSIAAAQQFPLLIVNPNSIPDEIREELLQRNPSKVYIIGLQGAVSDGVRDEVAQLTGLGQENIVRIGGQDRYASTLAVAQYFDPSGRGVSIATGRDFPDALAGSVYSAKLKDPLILVGETLSTDLKNYLKVRKPSDIVIFGGQGAVSPAIEEQLKSLVE from the coding sequence ATGAAATTCAGGAGGAATGACCTGAAAAGCAGATTCAAGTTTTTAATAACTTGGTTATTAACCGCTTGCCTACTGGTGTATAGTCCATTTGGAGCTGTCTCAGTTGCCGCAGAATCTGATGGGGTTATCATGAACGATATACTGGATGACAACAATAGTCTCGAAGAACCATTCTTTCAAATCCAGTCGACTACTCCTTCAGGTATTACTGTGACTACCCCATCAGCAATCAACTACATAGAAGGTATTAGCGATAGAGTAATAGTCACAGATTTACTGCCCGGAGATATTGTAAAAGTATATGATCAGGCAACAGGGGGCGACATCCTTGGACAGGGCACAGTAGCTTCAGGTGAAACTTCAGTAACAATAGAGATTCCTCAGCTTGGTAAAGGGAAGGGAACGGTCTACGTTTCGGTTACCTCCAGCGGAATAGAGAGTGACAGGGTAGAAGTGGATTATGTAAGTGAGCCGATACCCTGGCAGATTTATGGTCACACGGGGAACTGGGGTGAAGATGTTAAGTTACCAAGAACGCCATTCAAGAAAGATAATGCCTCACCGCCCGCTTATCCTAAAGATGAGAACGGTGTTAGCGACGATAGTCCTCTGGGGCTTTATTATAATCAACATATTATAATAAAGGGAAGTGGAACCAGGGTTACGTTTTATGGTTACGCTACAAATGCATATAAGGACTTTGTTTTGTTACCCAGTGTATCCACGTCAAAGAAAACAATTACATTTGATATGGATCTATCCAAGGTTAACTATCACAGCATGGAAGGCGCAGGCATTTTGCTTAATAGCAAAATAGAGGCGGGAAAGCTATATGGGTATGCGATTCTCTTTACAGGTGCAGTGAAAAGTGATGATAGCGAAGATATAAGCAAAAGAAAAATCAGATTATTCCAGATAAATGGTGTAGACATAAATAGTTTCTACAATAAGACAGGTACCAGTGGTGGAGAATTAACTTCCTTCAGTGAGATCAAAGAGATTGTTGGGGCCGCAGTGACCCCTGCTTCTGGTGATCAACACTCACTGGAACTTGAAATAACTTCTGATAATGTTAAGTTAACTGATCAGGTAGAAGGTCAGCCCTCGGTTGTATTGGAACAAACGTTAAATCAGGTAAATAATGCTGGTAATGGGTTTGGCTTTATTGCTAGTCATATTGGACATCAATGCCACATGCTTTCTTACTTTACGATTACTGATGTGTCCATATCCGATGCTGATAAAACTCCCTATACTTGGCCTTTACTTGATTTGACGGCCAAACTTTCTAGCGAGGACCCCTATGGCTCCGTTGAGTTGAACTATACGGCACCGGAGAATGCTGAAGTAGTAATTCTTCAATATTCAACTGACAGTAACTTCCCGGAAGAGAGTACAGCTAGTATGCCCCTCGATCCGGAATCAGCTCAGACAACGGTCAATGGCTTGAAGGATAATACAAAATACTATTTTAGACTTTTGATAGGCGGAGGGGGAAATGGAGGGATTTCCAATACCGCCGATGCGACAACCCAGGAAAATCCCAACACAGCTCCGACTGCAACATCTGTAAGCATTACCGGCAAGCTTGAAGTCGGTCAAACCCTGACCGGTAATTATACTTACTCTGATGCGAACGGTGACCTGGAGGAGAAGGGGAAAGGGGGAACTACCTTCAAGTGGTACCGGGGCCAAAATCAGGATGGAACTGGCAAAGTTCCCATTGATGGGGCAACCTCCCAGACCTACACCTTAGGCATTGAGGATCAGGGCCAATACATTTTCTTTGAAGTCACCCCGGTTGCCCAAACCGGAGTTCTAAAGGGCTCACCAGTGGTCAGCCAAGGGCAAGGCCCGGTGCAGCTGCCCTCATCCATGAATCTGGATGGGATTGTGACTGATCAGAAGACAGATGAAAAAATAGCAGAGGCCACTGTTATCCTTAAGGACCTCAGCGGCAATGAAATCGACAGAACAAAGACTGACAAAGACGGAAAGTACTCTTTTAACAAAGTAAAATTGGGCAAATATAAGATCGTCGTGGAAAATCCCCAATACAGCACCAAGACTACAGATATTGATGTTATGCCCAATAGTTCCAATGGTACTGTCAGAGTAGATGCTTCCGGCAACTTAACCTTAACTAAAGATGTTGAATTGGTGGATTTTATTATCACCCTGGTTGCCGATCCCAGCAGTATTGTTGGAGACGGGAAGCAGACTACCACCCTCCATGCTCTGATTACTGATAAGGATAATAATCCGATTCCAGGTATTAAAGTAGACTTCAGCGCCCTTGATGGGAATTCCGCCATTGGAAGTTTCCCAGGTGGTTCTGAGGCAACTACGGATCATGAAGGAAAATGCTCTGTAGTTTATAAGTCAGCGAATTTGTCCGGAATTGAAAGCAAAACTGTTATTGTTCGGGCAGAGGTCGACGATGATATAAAGAATCTTCATGCTGCCAGTGAAATTATAGTAACCTTTGAGCCCAGCAGCATCCAAGGCATTGTTATGGATAATGCAACAGGAAAGCCTGTAGCAGGGGCTATCGTAGAGGTAGCAGAGGATTTTGATGGAGATGGCATCGTCGACTTCTACGCTAAAATGATTACCGGGTCTGACGGAAAATACAAAATTGCCGTACCCAAGGGAAATATGCCTTATAATGTGAACATTGCAAAACCTGTGATTGTAGATGGTGTACCATTGGGGGAAGTAACCTTTACTCACACCTGTATTGTCGGTGAGATTACAGGGGCAGCGAAAGAGAGCTTTGATTCTTCCAAAACCATTACCGGGGTAGCGTTGATGAAAGCCCCTGATGGCAGTGCTCATAGATTAAGTGGAAATAGCTATGAAATAGAGCTTGTCGACAGCAATCAAAACCCGGTTTCCCTTCCACCCGGTTCCAGTGCGCTAACGAGCGAGGGAATTTTCAAGGCTGATAACCTCCCACCTGGAACCTACACTATCAATTTGAAACATAATGTTGGCGGTACCGGCCAAAAGCTCACCATAGGAAAGGCCGTAGCCACTGTAACCGCTGATGGTGAGATCGTGATCAGCACAATCCTTATCGACCCTTATGGCACGGTCACGGATCGTGATACGGGGCTGCCCATCAGCGGGGTAACTATGGAACTCTACTGGGCGGATACTAAACTGAATAAGGATAACGGTCGTACCCCGGGGACATTGGTCGCTTTGCCGGCTGACCCGGCTGCAACCAATAATAATGCCAATCCCCAGCCTACATCAAGCACTGGATACTATGCCTGGATGGTCATCCCTGACGGGGATTATTACATCATTGCTAAAAAATCCGGCTATTACACCTACGATAGCCGTCGGGATAAGCGCCAGGAAACCATTGGGGACAGCTGGATCAAAGATGGTATAATCCATGTGGGAACCGACATTGTCCTTTATGATCTACAGATGGAATCGCGGGACAGGGATAGAGACGATGGCGGTGGTGGCGGTTCTGCTCCGATAGGCCCTGTTACTCCTCCAATCACTCCTCCTGCAGAGAATACTTCCAACCTTGTCAATCCTCAAAATCCGGCGCTGGTTGTTCCTGCTGATCGATTGACCAAAAAGGAGATTTTGATTGCGGCGATAAACCAATACAATGAGCGGGAAAAAGCCAATGCTCAAAAAGAAAACCGTACGCCCCGGTTGATTAGTGTAGGTCATCTAAATGAAAGTGCTTACGCAATCAGCAGCAGCAACTCTTCAATTGCCGATTTTGACACCAATGGCCTTCTCAATATTTCCGGAAAAGGGTTATTTGTGATCAGGATCAGTGAAAAGGGTACCAAAAATGTTTATGAATACCAAATGGTAGCCTCTCAAGGGCTGCAAAGACTTGCCGGAGCGAACCGGGTTGATACTGCTTTAGCCATTGCCCGGGGCAGCTATTACGGTAAAGTGAAAAGTGTGGTTGTAGCCAGATCGGATGAGTTTCCTGACGCCTTAACCGGAAGTGTGCTGGCCTATAAAAAAGAAGCGCCTGTCCTGCTGGTTGGACACAGTGAAACCGATTGTCAAAAGCTTATAGAATACCTAAAAGGCTATCTGGAGCCCCAGGGAACGGTGTATATCCTGGGAGGAACCAGGGCGGTAAGCCAATATGTGGAAGACAGTGTAAAAGACAATGGCTTCAGCAATATCATACGCTTGGGCGGGGCGGATCGCTATGGAACGGCTGCCAGGATCTCCGAGCATCTGGACGTTACCCAAGGCAGACCGGTGGTCATTGCTTCAGGGCAAAGCTTCCCGGATTCCCTGTCCGTAAGCAGTATTGCTGCGGCACAACAATTCCCTCTTCTTATCGTTAACCCCAATTCTATACCGGATGAGATCAGGGAAGAATTACTCCAGCGGAACCCCAGTAAGGTGTATATCATTGGCCTGCAAGGGGCGGTCAGCGATGGAGTCAGAGATGAAGTGGCACAGCTTACCGGGCTGGGACAAGAGAACATCGTTCGGATTGGCGGACAGGATCGTTATGCAAGTACCCTGGCCGTTGCCCAATACTTCGACCCAAGCGGACGGGGAGTAAGCATAGCAACTGGTCGGGATTTCCCGGATGCTTTGGCCGGAAGTGTTTATTCAGCCAAATTGAAAGATCCTCTAATCTTGGTAGGGGAGACCCTAAGTACCGATCTCAAAAATTATCTAAAGGTAAGAAAACCTTCTGATATTGTAATTTTTGGTGGACAGGGGGCTGTCAGTCCTGCTATAGAGGAGCAACTCAAGAGTTTGGTAGAGTAG
- a CDS encoding response regulator — protein MLRVILVDDEKPALDLMERMFSKRKDVEIVGKFLKPSEVLLNVEKLKPDVVYLDIDMPGTNGIELAMQIAEINDQVAFVFVTAYDRFALNAFNVNTLDYILKPVVEEKLDRSINRVYKLKGIGKSKHKTESNSIDIRMFGGFEVKIGSQMPIRWTTAKAEELFAYLLLNDCSVSKWVLMDRLWPNTETHKAEQSLYTTIFRLKQSFKENNLGFEIQAVKKTYRLISLTELHWDVKELLNSLSFDDEGSMQRAMKIYKGDLLAGKDYFWCYQMRVEMLAIYQKLALKLFYYYFQEKRYREGLDVVESVLRHTPLNDEFMEKLESLLDTKLDKRIVRRISAIIEKVTMEELIYKHDLDSN, from the coding sequence ATGCTGAGAGTGATCTTGGTGGATGATGAGAAACCAGCCCTTGATCTCATGGAGCGAATGTTCAGCAAGAGGAAGGATGTAGAAATTGTCGGGAAGTTTCTGAAGCCTTCTGAAGTGTTGCTGAATGTTGAGAAATTGAAACCTGATGTGGTATATTTGGATATCGATATGCCTGGTACAAATGGAATTGAACTGGCAATGCAAATTGCCGAGATAAATGATCAAGTGGCTTTTGTCTTTGTGACTGCTTATGATCGATTTGCCCTTAATGCCTTTAATGTCAATACCCTGGACTATATACTGAAGCCCGTTGTCGAGGAAAAGCTGGATCGTTCTATAAACAGAGTATACAAACTAAAGGGGATAGGAAAAAGTAAACACAAGACTGAAAGCAATTCAATCGATATAAGGATGTTTGGTGGTTTTGAAGTAAAGATCGGGAGTCAAATGCCCATACGCTGGACGACCGCGAAGGCAGAAGAGCTATTTGCTTATTTATTGCTTAATGATTGTTCCGTGTCTAAATGGGTCCTGATGGATAGGCTATGGCCTAATACTGAAACTCATAAAGCTGAACAAAGTCTATATACAACAATATTTCGGTTGAAGCAATCCTTTAAAGAAAATAATTTAGGCTTTGAGATTCAAGCAGTAAAAAAGACCTATCGACTTATCTCTCTAACAGAATTGCATTGGGATGTAAAGGAGCTGCTTAATTCCCTATCCTTTGACGATGAAGGCTCTATGCAAAGAGCTATGAAAATCTATAAAGGGGATTTGCTGGCAGGAAAAGACTATTTCTGGTGTTATCAGATGAGAGTGGAAATGTTGGCGATCTACCAGAAGCTGGCATTAAAGCTTTTCTACTATTATTTTCAAGAAAAACGCTATCGTGAAGGTTTGGACGTTGTAGAAAGTGTTTTAAGACATACTCCCCTTAACGATGAATTCATGGAGAAGCTTGAATCTTTATTGGATACTAAACTGGATAAACGGATAGTCAGACGGATTTCCGCGATCATAGAAAAAGTGACAATGGAAGAATTGATCTACAAGCACGATTTAGATTCAAATTGA